In one window of Pseudobdellovibrionaceae bacterium DNA:
- the grxC gene encoding glutaredoxin 3 has protein sequence MANVVIYSADWCPFCVRAKRLLEQKGVKYKEVNVDQHPGERQRIMTQTGMRTIPQIFINDEFIGGYTDLAAIDRTGELDKKLKA, from the coding sequence ATGGCTAATGTAGTTATATACTCCGCAGACTGGTGCCCATTTTGTGTACGAGCCAAGCGTTTATTAGAACAAAAGGGTGTTAAGTACAAAGAGGTTAATGTGGATCAACATCCTGGCGAACGACAACGCATTATGACCCAAACAGGGATGCGTACAATTCCGCAAATTTTTATAAATGACGAGTTTATTGGTGGCTACACTGATTTGGCTGCCATCGACCGAACGGGCGAGTTGGACAAAAAACTTAAGGCATGA